The sequence GTCAGCTTGGGGAATGGGAACGTCTCGGCATCACTACGGTCCTCGAGGCGGCAAACGGCCTGGAAGCGCTGGGTATCATCCAGGCTGAACAGCCGGATATCATCTTTACGGATATCAAGATGCCGAAGATGACGGGAATGGAACTCATCGAAGAGATCAACAAGCTGTCATACAAAAGCAAAATCGTCCTAATCACAGGTTATGACGATTATACCTTCATGCGGAAAGCAATCCAGCTGAACAGCTTCGACTATTTGTTGAAGCCCATCGATGATGACGCCTTTGACGCCGTCTTAAGGAAGGTGGTGGAAGCAGTGAAGCAGGAGGCGGCAGAAGACACGGAACAAGAAGAAATCCTGGAAGAAGCGATGAGATTGCGTGCCAATCAGGTCATTACCTCGGTATGTTCCGGGGAGGAAATCGAGGAAGATCTACCCGTGCCGCTTCTCCCGGATGAAGGGATGGATATGACCCTTCTTTCCTTCTATCGCACGCATCGGGCCGGGACGTATACGGCAGCACTCTCGGAAGAACTGCAAACCCGGAATATCGGAAATGCCTTCACGTATCTCAATGAAGAGAACCTTTGCATCGTCTTCACTGCGAATGATCAGTGGGTCTATGTGGAGGAATGGATCAGTGAGCATATATCCCTCCCCATCAGACTTGTCCAGGAGCGTCTGAATTCCTTGGAAAGGATCCATGAGGTATTTCAGGGATTAATGGGTGACCTGGAACAGAATCAATGCCGCACGATCCGCCGTCCAGATGAACTGGAATCGGCTAAACGCATCCAGGAGATCGTTTCCTATGTCGAGACGTACTATATGGAAGACATTTCCCTTGAGAAGCTTTCGAAGATGTTCTTCTTGACGAGGGAGCATATTTCCCGGACGTTCAAGAAAGAAACGGGTTTGACCCTGTCGAAATACGTGATGAAGCTTCGGATCGACCAGGCAAAATCCTGGCTGCAGGAGACGGAAGAGACGATCTATTCGATTTCCACCATGCTCGGCTACCAGGATGAGAAGTACTTTTCCAAGCTATTTAAGAAAGTGACGGGGATGACGCCCTTTGAATATCGATTAATGGAACCTTCAAAGGGGGTGACGGAATGAGTAAGAAGATGATTCTTCTCGTCATCTTCGGCCTTCTCTCTGCGATCCTTGCAGGCTGTGGGGCAGCGAAGGAAGAAGGGAAGAAAGAAACAGAAACCGAACCTGATAAGGTGACCCTGACCATACGTAACCCGAAAGTCGAGATTGCAACGGAATTCGAACAGATGGTGTCGGCTTATGAGAAAGAGCACCCCGGCGTCGACATCACGGTGGAAACGATAGGGGGTGCAGCCGATGATTATTCAGATATCACGGCAAAGCTCGCTGCCGGGGCAGGTCCGGATATTTTCACGAATTTGGGAAATGACGCAGCGAAGGAATGGCTTCGCTACTTAGAAGACCTGTCAGGTGAACCATGGGTGAAAAGAGCATCAGATCGCGTGTTGGGAGGGATCACGTTGGACGGGAACGTCTACGGGATGCCCATGAACATCGAAGGATTCGGGATTGTATACAACCGGGAATTGTTCGAAAAAGCCGGTATTTCTTCCCCGCCTTCCACCTTCTCTGAGCTTAAGGATGCGGCAAGAAAGTTGGATGCAGCAGGAATCATGCCGTTTGCCAATGGCTATTACGAGGATTGGAAACTCGGGCATCATATGGCGAGTGTCGCTTTCGCCCAACAAGATGGCGGGTTCATCGAAGGGATGAATGACGGGTCGGCTAGCTTCGAAGAGAACCCTTTATTCCAGGACTTATTCTCCCTGCTCGATCTGACGGTCCGTTACGGGAATGAGCGTCCCACTAAAACTGATTACTATACAGAGCTTGACCTGTTCACAGATGGAAAAGCGGCCATGGCCTTGCAGGGGAACTGGATTCAACCGCTTCTATACGGAAAGGATATCTCCACAGGGATCTTCCCGGTGCCTCTCAATGATCAGTCGGAGAGCAGGATCCTTGCCGGGGTGCCGGGATACTGGGTCATCAATAAACAATCATCCCCCGAGAGGAAGCAGGAAGCGAAGAGGTTCCTGGACTGGATGGTCTCATCACGGAAAGGTCAGGAGTTC is a genomic window of Rossellomorea sp. y25 containing:
- a CDS encoding response regulator, giving the protein MKALIVDDERNVRNVIRQLGEWERLGITTVLEAANGLEALGIIQAEQPDIIFTDIKMPKMTGMELIEEINKLSYKSKIVLITGYDDYTFMRKAIQLNSFDYLLKPIDDDAFDAVLRKVVEAVKQEAAEDTEQEEILEEAMRLRANQVITSVCSGEEIEEDLPVPLLPDEGMDMTLLSFYRTHRAGTYTAALSEELQTRNIGNAFTYLNEENLCIVFTANDQWVYVEEWISEHISLPIRLVQERLNSLERIHEVFQGLMGDLEQNQCRTIRRPDELESAKRIQEIVSYVETYYMEDISLEKLSKMFFLTREHISRTFKKETGLTLSKYVMKLRIDQAKSWLQETEETIYSISTMLGYQDEKYFSKLFKKVTGMTPFEYRLMEPSKGVTE
- a CDS encoding ABC transporter substrate-binding protein is translated as MSKKMILLVIFGLLSAILAGCGAAKEEGKKETETEPDKVTLTIRNPKVEIATEFEQMVSAYEKEHPGVDITVETIGGAADDYSDITAKLAAGAGPDIFTNLGNDAAKEWLRYLEDLSGEPWVKRASDRVLGGITLDGNVYGMPMNIEGFGIVYNRELFEKAGISSPPSTFSELKDAARKLDAAGIMPFANGYYEDWKLGHHMASVAFAQQDGGFIEGMNDGSASFEENPLFQDLFSLLDLTVRYGNERPTKTDYYTELDLFTDGKAAMALQGNWIQPLLYGKDISTGIFPVPLNDQSESRILAGVPGYWVINKQSSPERKQEAKRFLDWMVSSRKGQEFMTEKFHFIPAFRDIPVTDLGPLGQETLNLIKETDTFNWSSFSPCLKKEMGEIMQAQINQEISRQQALETFDRTWNQGTCPSPSS